From Plectropomus leopardus isolate mb chromosome 4, YSFRI_Pleo_2.0, whole genome shotgun sequence, the proteins below share one genomic window:
- the LOC121941741 gene encoding putative methyltransferase NSUN7, with protein MADKVGSSEDVNISSVTEEMFTSHQDQKEPLSFLLPLPHLHTSSPSPVSPPSDQTYQLAAAVFHQLRTEKPVAQQLLHYGRKTDAPLPESGDKTTQRQAYQLAFNTLKYQDLLEDIITDSCFHTSQHIPSDLLPLAMVMLFDFQDRRFLFSERSTKKGEEPVQDVRDLENSLQRWKTKLAASLARCRVKQSLQSVSCFLSDSVRTKQHRAKRLPLYAWVNTLKTSVEEVCEALQRAGLCEVKIITDIRERTFCRDPLCPDTLVFSQQLHALLQHSSLTATHALNTQDRSVCLAVSALRPLLFDNGDVLAVGSFSAMTVAHIAVAAAARCVRVLVCAADHAASHIDEIKELLSQMDIKNVRVLSEAFCGLNEWHATVQRLKVIIVVPQCSSSALNDPVPTMHSEQGDWGLLPDLCHSSVSHSKIHTMTIQQARLLTHALSFPKVQTVVYCTRSVYPEENEQLVKRVLEKTHTHPKLLPFRVNGPIFPDDSSSGDSMDSKFFRLQTSQFTNGCFIARLSRQADPTKVETVHDVLARAAAKGLLGGIIPEQSKTSKKGKSRKNRSTSANSKPSSPSSQETQTGTEHENREDSVTPSEESKGECGEEEKEEDKGKKGGKKGKGLKGGKRKVKWGPKQAKKITTVSKHHPKSPKKRSTRRKINQSHYRRRRRRIPRLTLTLMSSAKPSHHLSPITALAHKLSKNATIKSQQSTSSPIPPAPPPAASTQVQRLTESERAEKTLKEKPESPKQARGKLVRPKKEETTERVLKPADLVLPPISSSSSSSVSRKSSSQTSHCQLTQISASSSSSVSLPGL; from the exons aTGGCAGACAAAG TGGGCTCCAGCGAGGATGTGAACATAAGCTCTGTGACAGAGGAGATGTTCACCTCCCATCAGGACCAGAAGGAGCCCCTCTCATTTCTACTTCCTCTTCCCCACCTTCACACATCTTCACCTTCACCAG TCTCTCCTCCATCAGATCAGACCTACCAACTGGCAGCAGCCGTTTTCCATCAGCTGCGGACAGAGAAGCCGGTCGCACAACAACTTCTGCATTATGGGAGGAAGACAGACGCACCGCTACCAGAAAGCGGAGACAAAACCACACAGAGACAGGCCTACCAACTCGCCTTCAACACACTCAAAT ACCAAGATTTACTGGAGGACATCATTACTGACAGCTGCTTCCACACGTCTCAGCACATC CCCAGTGATTTGTTGCCGTTGGCGATGGtgatgctgtttgacttccAGGACCGAAGGTTTTTGTTCAGTGAGCGTTCAACAAAGAAAGGGGAAGAACCTGTGCAAGACGTCAGGGACCTAGAGAACAGtctgcagag GTGGAAGACCAAGCTGGCAGCGTCTCTCGCTCGCTGCAGAGTCAAACAGAGTCTGCAGAGTGTCTCCTGTTTTCTGTCCGATTCTGTCAGGACCAAACAGCACAGAGCTAAACGATTGCCACTTTACGCCTGGGTCAATACTCTCAAgaccag TGTGGAGGAAGTGTGTGAAGCATTACAAAGAGCCGGCTTGTGTGAAGTAAAGATCATTACTGACATCAGGGAGAGGACATTCTGCAGAGACCCTCTCTGTCCTGACACACTCGTCTTCTCCCAGCAGCTTCatgctctgctgcagcacagcagccTTACCGCTACACATGCTCTAAACACACAG GACAGGAGTGTGTGCCTGGCAGTGAGCGCGTTACGCCCCCTGCTGTTTGATAACGGTGACGTCCTGGCGGTGGGATCTTTCTCAGCTATGACTGTGGCTCACATAGCTGTGGCGGCTGCTGCCCGCTGTGTGCGAGTGTTGGTGTGCGCCGCTGATCACGCTGCTTCACACATAGATGAGATAAAAGAACTTCTCTCACAAATGGACATCAAAA ATGTGCGAGTCCTGTCAGAAGCCTTCTGTGGTCTGAATGAGTGGCACGCCACTGTCCAGCGTTTAAAGGTCATCATAGTGGTGCCTCAGTGTTCGTCCTCAGCCCTCAATGACCCTGTGCCCACCATGCACAGTGAACAAGGAg ACTGGGGTCTGCTGCCGGACTTGTGCCACAGTTCTGTGTCCCAcagcaaaatacacacaatgacCATCCAGCAGGCGCGACTACTAACACACGCTCTCTCCT tCCCAAAGGTTCAGACGGTGGTTTACTGCACACGCTCAGTGTATCCCGAGGAAAATGAACAGCTGGTGAAACGAGTGttagagaaaacacacactcacccaaaACTACTGCCCttcag GGTGAACGGCCCCATTTTCCCTGATGACTCCTCGTCAGGAGACAGCATGGACTCCAAGTTCTTCAGGCTCCAAACATCTCAATTCACCAACGGCTGCTTCATCGCCCGGCTGTCCCGACAG GCGGATCCCACCAAGGTAGAGACGGTCCACGACGTGCTGGCAAGGGCAGCGGCAAAGGGCCTCCTGGGTGGTATCATTCCTGAACAATCAAAAACCagtaaaaaagggaaaagcagGAAAAATCGCAGCACGTCAGCCAACAGCAAACCTTCATCCCCCTCGAGTCAAGAGACGCAGACAGGAACAGAGCACGAGAACAGAGAAGATTCAGTCACACCTTCAGAAGAGAGTAAAGGTGAATGTGgtgaggaggaaaaggaagaagACAAGGGGAAAAAGGGTGGAAAAAAGGGTAAAGGGCTTAAAGGAGGTAAGCGAAAGGTCAAATGGGGACcaaaacaagccaaaaagaTAACCACAGTCTCAAAGCATCAcccaaaaagccccaaaaagaGATCAACAAGGAGaaaaatcaaccaatcacaTTACAGGAGGCGCAGGAGAAGAATACCTCGTCTCACGCTGACGTTAATGTCTTCAGCAAAACCCTCCCACCACCTGTCTCCAATCACAGCCCTCGCACACAAGCTCAGTAAGAACGCAACCATTAAATCACAGCAAAGCACCTCCTCTCCGatccctcctgctcctcctcctgcagcctccACACAGGTGCAGAGACTCACAGAGTctgagagagcagagaaaacactgaaGGAGAAGCCAGAGAGCCCGAAACAGGCCAGAGGGAAGCTGGTCAGACCCAAGAAGGAAGAGACTACTGAGAGAGTGTTGAAACCTGCAGATTTGGTCCTCCCGCCAAtttcctcctcgtcctccagCTCCGTCAGCAGGAAGAGTAGTTCCCAGACCTCCCACTGTCAGCTCACCCAAATAtctgcatcctcctcctcctcagtgtctcTGCCTGGATTATAA